One genomic region from Phragmites australis chromosome 1, lpPhrAust1.1, whole genome shotgun sequence encodes:
- the LOC133920693 gene encoding large ribosomal subunit protein uL13c-like, which yields MATAVAASAFLSSTFAPLPRHRRLARHAPRRATAAGLAVRCEQSDKQKRQPLAALVPREERFMFEGDELCGPDIWNKTWYPKAADHVTTEKTWYVVDASDKILGRLASTIAVHMRGKNEPTYTPSVDMGAFVIVVNAEKVAVSGKKRSQKLYRRHSGRPGGMKVETFDQLQKRIPERIIEHAVRGMLPKGRLGRRLFTHLKVYKGAEHPHEAQKPVPLPIRDKRIQKTD from the exons ATGGCCACGGCCGTCGCCGCCTCCGCGTtcctctcctccaccttcgCCCCGCTtccccgccaccgccgcctggcCAGAcacgcgccgcgccgcgccaccGCTGCTGGCCTGGCTGTGCGGTGCGAGCAGAGCGACAAGCAGAAGAGGCAGCCGCTCGCGGCGCTCGTGCCCCGCGAAGAGCGCTTCATGTTCGAGGGTGACGAGCTCTGCGGCCCC GACATATGGAATAAAACATGGTATCCTAAGGCTGCAGATCATGTAACTACTGAAAAAACATGGTACGTTGTTGACGCATCGGACAAGATACTAGGCAGGCTAGCGTCCACCATTGCAGTACATATGAGAGGAAAGAATGAGCCCACATACACTCCAAGTGTGGACATGGGTGCTTTTGTTATTGTG GTTAATGCAGAGAAGGTTGCTGTTTCTGGTAAAAAGCGGTCGCAGAAGCTCTACAGGAGGCACTCTGGACGGCCTGGAGGAATGAAAGTAGAAACTTTTGACCAGCTTCAGAAAAGGATTCCGGAAAGAATCATTGAACATGCAGTGCGTGGAATGCTTCCCAAGGGCAGG CTGGGAAGAAGACTGTTTACCCACCTCAAGGTTTACAAAGGAGCGGAACATCCGCACGAGGCTCAAAAACCTGTTCCACTGCCTATTAGGGATAAAAGAATACAAAAAACTGACTAG
- the LOC133920684 gene encoding heat stress transcription factor A-4b-like, translating into MEGGGGGASSLPPFLSKTYEMVDDPATDAVVLWTPPGTSFVVANQDEFCRDLLPKYFKHNNFSSFVRQLNTYGFRKIDPEQWEFANEDFVRGQRHRLKNIHRRKPIFSHSSHTLGAGPGPLADNERREYEDEIEKLKCDNAALTLELEKNAQKKLDTERRMQELEGKLILLEDRQKNLIAYVRDIVKAPGFVSSSVQQPDHHGKKRRLPIPISFHQDADAQGNQITHGDLTNSPVCRESFDKMESSLNSFENFFREACEAFDISYDDGIPGPSSAVVITELHSSGESDHRVPLPPSRMRTSSAGAGDSRSSHDVTESTSCAESPPLPQMQSCTDSRAKVSEIDVNLEPAITETAPSRDQPAEDPPPAAAGVNDGFWQQFLTEQPGSDAHQEAESERRDGDNKTDQMRIGNRGKNWWGKKSVEPRTEKLGHLTSAEKT; encoded by the exons ATGGAGGGGGGCGGCGGGGGCGCGTCTTCTTTGCCACCGTTCCTGAGCAAGACGTACGAGATGGTGGACGATCCGGCGACGGACGCGGTGGTACTGTGGACGCCGCCGGGCACCAGCTTCGTCGTCGCCAACCAGGACGAGTTCTGCAGGGATCTGCTCCCCAAGTACTTCAAGCACAATAACTTCTCCAGCTTCGTGCGACAGCTCAACACCTAC GGCTTTAGGAAAATTGATCCCGAACAATGGGAGTTTGCAAATGAGGATTTTGTTAGGGGACAACGGCACCGGCTGAAAAATATACATAGGCGCAAGCCTATATTCAGCCATTCATCTCACACTCTGGGTGCCGGACCCGGGCCATTAGCAGATAATGAAAGGAGGGAATATGAGGATGAAATTGAGAAGCTTAAATGCGACAATGCAGCTCTGACCTTAGAGCTTGAAAAGAATGCACAAAAGAAACTTGATACTGAGAGACGAATGCAGGAGTTGGAAGGTAAGTTGATACTTTTGGAGGATCGGCAGAAGAATCTGATAGCTTATGTCAGAGATATTGTAAAGGCACCAGGATTTGTATCTAGCTCTGTACAGCAACCCGATCATCACGGAAAGAAGAGGAGACTGCCGATACCTATTTCTTTCCATCAAGATGCAGATGCTCAGGGGAATCAGATTACGCATGGGGACTTAACAAACTCTCCAGTTTGCCGAGAATCATTTGACAAAATGGAATCTTCCTTGAACTCATTTGAGAATTTCTTTCGAGAAGCGTGTGAAGCATTTGATATTTCATATGATGATGGTATCCCTGGCCCTTCTTCAGCTGTTGTTATCACAGAGCTCCATTCGTCTGGGGAAAGTGATCATCGTGTGCCATTGCCTCCTTCAAGGATGCGTACCTCTTCAGCTGGTGCAGGAGATTCACGCTCTTCTCATGATGTAACAGAGTCAACTAGCTGCGCAGAAAGTCCTCCCCTTCCTCAAATGCAGTCCTGTACAGATTCGCGAGCTAAGGTGTCTGAGATAGATGTTAATTTAGAGCCTGCTATTACAGAAACTGCTCCATCAAGAGATCAACCTGCCGAGGACCCCCCTCCTGCAGCAGCCGGGGTAAACGATGGGTTTTGGCAGCAATTTCTTACTGAGCAGCCTGGGTCCGATGCACATCAGGAGGCCGAATCAGAACGGCGAGATGGAGACAACAAAACTGATCAGATGAGAATAGGAAACCGGGGAAAAAATTGGTGGGGCAAAAAAAGTGTGGAGCCGAGGACAGAAAAGCTGGGGCATCTCACCTCGGCGGAGAAAACCTAA